From one Eisenibacter elegans DSM 3317 genomic stretch:
- a CDS encoding T9SS type A sorting domain-containing protein encodes MKKTTLLLCLILGLGWPLGLTLSAQTPTNPLNTTQVMKGGQVVCFMGDTPHQHIHPPQAYLEQLLNGARPEPKSEFIVTYKGFTEEAKAAFQFAVDIWASLISSPVPIRVEANWTPLAAGTLGSARPGTFYRNFPGAVKLNTWYPVALAEKMSGRGLNNNNQFDIVTNFNSDFNRWYLGTDLNPPLNQFDLVTVVLHELAHGLGFVSLNSVENGEGSLLLQNFPSIFAHYLRDGSLQPLLFNSNYPSPSVALFQAFTSESLLFQSPLLTQRTSTPASLHSPASYSQGSSISHLSDIPFKGTVNTLMTHAAAPGTGVHDPGPVTLAMFADMGWAHTYLRPDTIQSTETVAASFEVKVKITSDSGFQASTAKLFYSLDSMKTTPTEVALSPTATPDEYSATIPGGSAIDGKTIAYYVAVKDKDNREYLSPSEATNTRFNNYFYFYVGVDNIPPTLLHTPIRAQLLVQDSVEILAGATDLFGIDSVWVEYTIDNQARPPFLLRRSSPTSSQFTGAFSFAGLQGGETIRYRIIANDRSQARNRSFSPSATTFHSFVVENLALGAALDSYQNNFDAAGAADDFFGDDFSIRVEPGFSNPAIHSEHPYRDAPLGQTVDYTYVLRRKIRVSANNALMAFDEIALVEPGESGIPFGGVGFWDYVIVEGSKDNGATWIPLLDGYDARAHNIWESTYNGSLQGGNSSAIGAPGLYRNRVINLRNRFNTGDEILIRFRLNADESAYGWGWVIDNLKIQTSDIITTLAQTAEVGAPLLFPNPSSGEVTLQGDFSQGVQILVYSATGKIVDSQVFDAGSQPKLDLSKQPAGLYLIRVRSGADSYTLRLMIQR; translated from the coding sequence ATGAAGAAGACTACCTTATTACTATGCCTAATTTTAGGTCTTGGTTGGCCTTTGGGCTTGACCCTATCGGCACAGACCCCCACAAATCCACTTAATACAACTCAGGTAATGAAGGGTGGGCAAGTAGTTTGTTTTATGGGCGATACCCCCCATCAACACATTCACCCTCCCCAAGCATATTTGGAGCAACTGCTTAACGGCGCACGCCCAGAGCCAAAGTCGGAGTTTATTGTAACATATAAAGGCTTTACTGAAGAAGCCAAGGCTGCTTTTCAGTTTGCGGTTGATATTTGGGCATCGCTTATCAGCTCTCCAGTGCCTATTCGGGTAGAGGCCAACTGGACACCTTTGGCTGCCGGCACCCTAGGCTCTGCCCGTCCGGGGACGTTCTATCGTAATTTTCCGGGGGCGGTCAAACTCAATACTTGGTATCCGGTTGCTTTGGCAGAGAAAATGTCTGGGAGAGGGTTGAATAACAACAATCAGTTTGATATCGTAACCAATTTCAACAGTGATTTTAACCGATGGTATTTGGGCACAGATCTGAATCCCCCGCTCAATCAGTTTGACCTTGTAACGGTAGTGCTTCACGAGCTGGCGCATGGGCTGGGCTTTGTGTCACTCAATAGTGTGGAGAATGGCGAAGGCTCTCTGTTACTTCAAAACTTCCCGTCTATTTTTGCACATTATCTGCGCGATGGTAGCCTTCAGCCCTTGCTTTTCAATAGCAACTACCCAAGCCCATCGGTAGCGCTTTTCCAGGCGTTTACCTCTGAGAGCCTGCTTTTCCAGTCGCCCTTACTAACCCAGCGCACCAGCACACCAGCCAGCTTGCATTCGCCCGCTTCATATTCGCAAGGCTCTAGTATTTCTCACTTGTCGGATATACCCTTCAAAGGAACTGTCAACACCCTGATGACCCACGCGGCGGCTCCGGGAACGGGTGTACACGACCCTGGGCCAGTAACCTTGGCGATGTTTGCCGATATGGGCTGGGCACATACATACTTGCGACCCGATACCATTCAGAGTACTGAGACAGTGGCAGCCTCGTTTGAGGTCAAAGTCAAAATTACGAGTGACTCGGGCTTCCAAGCTAGTACTGCCAAATTGTTTTATTCGCTCGACAGTATGAAAACCACCCCTACTGAGGTGGCGCTTAGCCCTACGGCTACCCCTGACGAATACAGCGCCACCATTCCCGGGGGCAGTGCGATAGATGGCAAGACGATTGCCTACTATGTGGCAGTCAAAGACAAGGATAACCGCGAGTATCTGTCGCCTAGCGAAGCTACCAACACCCGATTCAACAACTATTTTTACTTCTATGTTGGGGTAGATAATATCCCGCCCACCTTATTACATACACCCATTCGGGCACAATTGCTCGTACAAGACTCTGTGGAGATTTTGGCTGGCGCTACAGACCTGTTCGGCATCGACAGCGTATGGGTCGAATATACGATAGACAACCAAGCCCGCCCACCTTTTCTACTACGTAGGAGCAGCCCCACCAGCAGTCAGTTCACAGGGGCATTTTCGTTTGCCGGGCTACAAGGGGGCGAAACTATCCGGTATCGCATCATTGCCAATGACCGCTCTCAGGCGCGTAACCGCAGTTTTAGCCCTTCGGCCACTACATTCCATAGCTTTGTAGTCGAAAATCTAGCTTTGGGAGCCGCATTAGACAGCTACCAGAATAATTTTGATGCAGCCGGCGCGGCCGATGACTTCTTTGGAGATGACTTCTCTATCCGGGTAGAGCCGGGCTTCAGCAACCCCGCCATCCACTCCGAACACCCTTACCGTGATGCTCCACTAGGCCAGACCGTAGATTATACCTATGTATTGCGCCGCAAAATTCGTGTAAGCGCCAACAATGCCTTGATGGCTTTTGACGAGATAGCATTGGTAGAGCCGGGTGAGAGTGGGATTCCCTTTGGCGGGGTAGGTTTCTGGGACTATGTCATTGTAGAAGGCTCTAAGGACAATGGCGCTACTTGGATACCACTGTTAGATGGGTATGACGCACGCGCACACAATATCTGGGAAAGCACCTACAACGGCAGCCTCCAAGGAGGAAACTCTAGCGCTATCGGTGCACCAGGGCTGTATCGCAATCGGGTAATTAACCTAAGAAACCGCTTCAACACCGGAGATGAGATTTTAATCCGTTTCCGTCTCAATGCAGACGAATCAGCCTATGGCTGGGGCTGGGTCATTGACAATCTCAAGATTCAGACCAGTGATATTATTACGACCTTGGCACAAACAGCCGAAGTTGGCGCGCCGCTATTGTTCCCCAACCCGTCCTCAGGTGAGGTAACTCTTCAAGGTGATTTCAGCCAAGGAGTACAAATATTGGTGTACAGCGCAACAGGAAAGATTGTGGATAGCCAAGTGTTTGACGCCGGAAGCCAACCCAAGTTAGACTTGAGCAAACAACCAGCCGGTTTGTACCTTATCAGGGTGCGCAGCGGTGCTGATAGCTATACCCTGCGGCTGATGATACAGCGTTAG